From the genome of bacterium, one region includes:
- a CDS encoding enoyl-CoA hydratase/isomerase family protein yields the protein MPLTSVTAQKGDGWALIELSSSAGLNKLGTDTLVPLLAEIRTNLSNGCRCLGITGVGDSFAVGADLREIAGLTPAAARKFSDLGNSIFRLLENADTMIVAGIDGFCLGGGLDLALAADWRLATSRSVFGHPGADLGLITGFGGTQRLPRLIGAKRAVKILYTSERIGAWDAYAAGLLQEVYSEGEFRDTLKERIRKFAALSPEWVRDIKQGFRSFIDG from the coding sequence TTGCCCTTGACCAGCGTGACGGCTCAAAAAGGAGACGGTTGGGCACTCATCGAATTGTCCTCTTCTGCGGGTCTTAACAAACTCGGAACAGACACCCTCGTCCCACTCCTGGCTGAGATCAGGACAAATCTGTCCAACGGGTGCCGGTGCCTGGGCATCACAGGCGTTGGGGACTCTTTTGCAGTGGGAGCTGATTTGAGAGAGATCGCCGGACTGACTCCAGCCGCTGCCCGCAAGTTCTCCGATCTTGGAAACTCAATATTTCGACTTCTGGAAAATGCGGATACGATGATCGTGGCGGGGATCGACGGTTTCTGCCTGGGAGGCGGCCTTGACCTCGCTCTCGCTGCGGACTGGCGTCTTGCCACTTCCCGGTCTGTTTTTGGCCACCCGGGAGCAGACCTGGGCCTTATCACAGGTTTTGGGGGGACTCAACGCCTTCCAAGGCTCATTGGCGCCAAAAGAGCAGTCAAAATTTTATACACCTCCGAAAGGATTGGCGCCTGGGATGCCTACGCTGCGGGCCTTCTTCAGGAGGTATATTCCGAGGGTGAATTTCGGGATACCCTGAAGGAGCGGATTCGTAAATTTGCCGCTTTGTCACCGGAGTGGGTCAGGGATATAAAGCAGGGATTCAGATCTTTCATAGATGGCTGA
- the meaB gene encoding methylmalonyl Co-A mutase-associated GTPase MeaB, which produces MSEHDDLIRGILQKDPWSLGRLARMIDDGLPGKNETLTQLHAMGGHSRVVGITGPPGAGKSTFISNLVREGRKRGRTIAVLAVDPTSPYSGGAVLGDRVRMQEHATDPGVYIRSLATRGHMGGLSRSVQQLVRLLDAAGFDLIILETVGVGQEEVEIKDLAQTVVFVTVPGLGDGIQAMKAGVLEIAHIYLVNKADQPMVDSTVKDLQTMLSMSEVKNAWVPPVLTSVATEGAGVAEVLAELDRHFRHLETSGGLETWRKSVAQSSVTEAIRGGIEESLAQLLDESCSKFEMDVERVSRKEEDPMSVARRWLAKLEFNQD; this is translated from the coding sequence GTGTCAGAGCATGATGATCTTATAAGGGGCATCCTTCAGAAGGACCCCTGGTCTCTTGGAAGGCTGGCCCGCATGATCGATGACGGTCTTCCAGGGAAAAATGAAACCCTGACTCAGCTCCATGCCATGGGAGGACATTCCCGGGTTGTGGGCATAACCGGCCCCCCTGGCGCAGGCAAAAGCACCTTTATCAGCAATCTGGTCCGGGAGGGCAGGAAACGGGGTCGGACCATAGCCGTCCTCGCAGTCGATCCCACAAGCCCCTACTCAGGGGGAGCGGTTCTGGGTGACCGGGTGCGTATGCAGGAGCATGCCACCGATCCCGGTGTGTATATCCGGAGCCTCGCAACACGGGGCCATATGGGAGGGCTCAGCAGATCGGTCCAGCAGCTCGTAAGGCTTCTGGATGCGGCCGGTTTTGATCTCATTATTCTGGAAACGGTAGGTGTCGGTCAGGAGGAGGTCGAGATCAAGGACCTTGCCCAGACAGTAGTTTTCGTTACGGTTCCCGGTCTCGGTGACGGGATCCAGGCCATGAAAGCGGGGGTCCTGGAGATCGCTCACATTTATCTCGTCAACAAGGCGGACCAGCCCATGGTCGATTCCACCGTCAAGGACCTTCAGACCATGCTCTCAATGTCAGAGGTTAAGAACGCCTGGGTTCCTCCGGTGCTCACAAGCGTGGCAACGGAGGGAGCAGGTGTGGCTGAGGTCCTGGCTGAATTGGACCGGCACTTCAGGCATCTGGAGACCTCAGGGGGCCTGGAAACGTGGCGAAAGTCGGTTGCCCAATCCAGCGTTACCGAGGCGATCCGGGGGGGTATCGAGGAGTCTTTAGCCCAGCTCCTCGACGAGAGCTGTTCCAAGTTCGAGATGGACGTCGAGAGAGTCAGCCGGAAGGAGGAGGACCCGATGTCCGTAGCTCGCCGATGGCTCGCGAAGCTCGAATTCAACCAGGATTGA
- a CDS encoding Xaa-Pro peptidase family protein, which translates to MPDYDSIALTYNTVPEEEIRSRISRFQSLLQRQEIKAALIVQLIDRFYFSGTIQDGVLIIPAEGDPRYLCRRSLERAKAETPLQLIPFKSFKEIPLSLEDLDALHATRLGLELDVIPAALYQRFSSMVEGADWVDLGPLVREVRAIKSAYEIERIRAAGVQVGKVIDTARETLTEGMREVEFASILEKRARELGHQGILRMRGFNQELFYGHIITGEHSALMSHIDAPSGGKGVNPSIAQGAGFRTIKRNEPVSVDFVGNVGGYLIDQTRLMVIGDLDEGLEEGFNQARDIQGRVVLEARPGAAWSSLYDTAVSAAGEMGIADRFMGPPGEQVRFVGHGVGLEVDEYPFLAPRLDCPLAVGMVFALEPKVFHPGKGITGIEDTYLVTDDGLERLTVTEREIIKV; encoded by the coding sequence ATGCCCGATTATGATTCAATAGCCCTAACGTATAATACTGTCCCTGAGGAAGAGATCCGTTCAAGGATTTCAAGATTCCAGTCCCTCCTCCAGCGCCAGGAGATCAAGGCTGCTCTCATCGTGCAGCTTATCGACCGGTTCTATTTCTCCGGCACGATCCAGGACGGCGTGCTTATAATCCCTGCCGAGGGAGATCCCCGCTACCTGTGCCGCAGATCGTTGGAAAGGGCAAAGGCAGAGACCCCCCTTCAGTTGATCCCGTTCAAGAGTTTCAAGGAGATACCTCTTTCACTTGAGGACCTCGATGCCCTGCACGCTACCAGGCTTGGTCTCGAGCTGGACGTGATCCCGGCTGCCCTGTACCAGCGCTTTTCCTCTATGGTGGAGGGAGCGGACTGGGTCGACCTGGGCCCTCTTGTCCGGGAGGTCCGGGCCATCAAATCTGCCTATGAAATAGAGAGGATAAGAGCGGCGGGTGTCCAGGTGGGAAAGGTCATCGACACGGCAAGGGAGACCCTGACGGAAGGGATGAGAGAGGTGGAGTTCGCCTCGATCCTGGAAAAGCGGGCCCGGGAGTTAGGCCACCAGGGGATCCTCCGAATGCGGGGTTTTAACCAGGAGCTTTTCTACGGTCACATCATCACAGGGGAACATTCGGCTCTTATGTCCCACATCGACGCACCCTCCGGCGGCAAAGGGGTCAACCCCTCCATCGCCCAGGGCGCCGGGTTCAGGACCATAAAGCGTAACGAGCCGGTGAGTGTGGACTTCGTAGGCAACGTTGGTGGTTACCTCATCGACCAGACGAGGTTGATGGTCATAGGTGATCTGGATGAAGGGCTGGAAGAGGGGTTCAACCAGGCTCGTGATATTCAGGGCCGGGTGGTCCTGGAAGCCCGGCCAGGGGCTGCCTGGAGCAGCCTGTACGATACCGCTGTTTCAGCTGCCGGGGAAATGGGGATCGCGGATCGCTTTATGGGTCCTCCGGGAGAGCAGGTTCGCTTCGTGGGCCACGGCGTTGGACTTGAAGTGGACGAATACCCTTTCCTGGCTCCCAGACTGGACTGCCCCCTCGCAGTCGGGATGGTTTTTGCTTTGGAACCCAAGGTCTTTCACCCGGGTAAAGGGATAACAGGAATTGAAGACACTTATCTGGTAACCGACGATGGGCTGGAGAGGCTTACCGTGACGGAGAGGGAAATAATAAAGGTCTAG
- a CDS encoding nitroreductase family protein, whose translation MDFYDVIKSRRSCRVFSDQPVERDKLERITEAATWAPSGKNRQNFRVFVVAGEKKEELVAIADRSFPLIEKSLQEMYDEKIVNFTRNFFKTLGGAPVLLVFYSAPTEEGQFVDTQSVSAAVQNALLAATHEGLGTCWMTNPVHLKDEVNEILGVEGMDLIAFVPIGYLGKEPPTPPRKEGRVQWVGFE comes from the coding sequence GTGGACTTTTACGATGTCATAAAATCCCGCCGCAGTTGCCGGGTGTTCAGCGATCAGCCGGTGGAGCGGGATAAGCTCGAGCGCATCACCGAGGCTGCCACCTGGGCTCCCTCCGGGAAGAACCGGCAGAATTTCAGGGTCTTCGTTGTGGCGGGAGAAAAGAAAGAGGAACTTGTTGCCATCGCAGACAGGTCCTTTCCCCTCATCGAAAAGAGTCTGCAGGAAATGTACGACGAGAAGATCGTGAATTTCACCCGGAACTTCTTCAAAACCCTCGGGGGGGCGCCGGTACTACTGGTTTTTTACTCCGCCCCTACCGAAGAGGGGCAGTTCGTGGACACGCAGTCGGTGTCCGCTGCGGTCCAGAACGCCCTGCTTGCAGCCACCCACGAAGGCCTGGGAACCTGCTGGATGACCAACCCGGTGCATCTCAAGGATGAGGTCAACGAAATCCTGGGTGTGGAGGGTATGGATCTGATCGCTTTTGTGCCCATCGGTTACCTGGGCAAGGAACCGCCGACACCTCCGAGGAAAGAAGGGAGAGTTCAATGGGTTGGTTTCGAATGA